The following proteins are co-located in the Candidatus Accumulibacter cognatus genome:
- the murI gene encoding glutamate racemase, with amino-acid sequence MIGIFDSGIGGLSVLAAIASALPHADLVYLADTAHLPYGDKDDAYIRRRVLTIGNHLVDQGCGVIVVACNTATAAAVEAFRETFPNLPVVGVEPGVKPAAARSRSGRIAVLATLSTARSERLAQLIRQHAGSVQVEVEACPGWATRVETLSLDDPDFVEEARGHLTPLLATGVDQIVLGCTHYAFLSPVLEPIVAHQATLVDVADAVARQCVRLAGTNALGDGRLTLLATAQPEKLQAALPVLGLRWLDDRQHSAARLVIA; translated from the coding sequence ATGATTGGCATTTTCGATAGCGGCATCGGTGGACTCTCGGTGTTGGCCGCCATCGCGAGTGCGCTACCGCACGCCGACCTGGTTTACCTCGCCGATACGGCTCATCTTCCCTATGGTGACAAGGACGACGCCTACATCCGCAGGCGTGTGCTGACGATTGGCAACCATCTGGTCGACCAGGGCTGCGGGGTCATCGTCGTGGCCTGTAATACCGCGACCGCGGCCGCAGTCGAGGCTTTTCGTGAGACCTTCCCGAATCTTCCCGTGGTCGGCGTCGAGCCCGGCGTCAAACCGGCCGCGGCCAGGTCGCGCAGTGGTCGTATCGCCGTCCTGGCGACGCTGTCGACGGCGCGCAGCGAACGTCTGGCACAGTTGATCCGGCAACACGCGGGCAGCGTCCAGGTCGAGGTCGAGGCCTGTCCCGGCTGGGCCACCCGCGTCGAAACCCTGTCCCTCGACGACCCGGATTTCGTCGAGGAAGCGCGTGGTCATCTGACACCCTTGCTGGCGACTGGCGTCGATCAGATCGTTCTCGGTTGTACCCATTACGCTTTCCTCAGCCCGGTGCTGGAACCAATCGTTGCCCACCAGGCAACGCTGGTCGATGTCGCGGACGCCGTCGCCCGCCAGTGCGTTCGCCTGGCCGGTACCAATGCACTCGGGGACGGCCGACTGACGCTTCTGGCCACCGCGCAGCCGGAAAAACTGCAGGCTGCCCTGCCCGTTCTCGGCCTACGCTGGCTCGACGACCGCCAGCACAGCGCCGCCCGCCTGGTCATCGCCTGA